In a single window of the Acidobacteriota bacterium genome:
- a CDS encoding OmpA family protein, whose amino-acid sequence MRRMRWIGLMLALLALTLTASAQVKDKRVELSPYIGGIFYDGDLNLKDNLLFGFRVGYNFNPRFGLEGGADFSFPGVDDTNLYPLEEATFGIPAMSTNNMFYHVDGLIYLFPESRFNPFFVAGLGGARYAPDRGDTLNKFLTNFGFGAKYWMSDRVALRFDFRDLVSLDEARHNLAAQAGLAIAIGEKAVPPPPPPPPAPVVEQPRPEPPPPPPPPPPPPPPAPKPEPKPEPKPEPKPEPPPPPPAPKPIVLEDVHFAFDKATLTDEAKAILFRNIATLKENPGIRVTVEGHTCAHGSPQYNMRLGERRAQAVKEFLVREGGIDESRMTTISYGETRLAMPETPTAANVNSPECNANRRVHFEIVVQ is encoded by the coding sequence ATGAGACGCATGCGTTGGATCGGCTTGATGCTGGCTCTGCTGGCGCTCACCCTCACAGCGTCTGCTCAGGTGAAGGACAAGCGCGTGGAGCTGTCCCCGTACATCGGCGGCATCTTCTACGACGGTGACCTGAACCTGAAAGACAACCTGTTGTTCGGTTTCCGGGTCGGCTACAACTTCAATCCGCGGTTCGGGCTTGAAGGCGGCGCCGACTTCTCGTTCCCGGGTGTGGATGATACGAACCTCTACCCGCTCGAAGAGGCGACGTTTGGCATCCCGGCTATGAGCACCAACAACATGTTCTACCACGTGGACGGGTTGATTTACCTCTTCCCTGAGTCCCGGTTCAACCCGTTTTTCGTGGCGGGATTGGGCGGGGCGCGCTATGCTCCCGACCGGGGAGACACCCTGAATAAATTCCTCACCAACTTCGGCTTCGGGGCCAAGTACTGGATGAGCGATCGGGTGGCGCTTCGGTTTGATTTCCGGGATCTGGTGTCACTCGATGAAGCCCGGCACAACCTGGCGGCTCAAGCGGGCCTGGCCATCGCCATCGGCGAGAAGGCGGTGCCGCCGCCGCCACCACCGCCGCCGGCACCGGTAGTGGAGCAGCCGAGACCGGAACCGCCGCCGCCGCCGCCACCGCCGCCGCCACCGCCGCCGCCGGCACCGAAGCCGGAACCGAAGCCGGAGCCGAAACCGGAACCGAAACCGGAACCGCCGCCACCGCCGCCGGCGCCGAAACCCATCGTGCTGGAAGACGTGCACTTCGCGTTCGACAAGGCGACGCTCACCGATGAAGCCAAGGCGATCCTCTTCCGGAACATTGCCACGTTGAAGGAAAACCCGGGCATCAGGGTGACCGTGGAAGGCCACACCTGCGCGCACGGGTCGCCCCAGTACAACATGCGTCTGGGCGAACGGCGTGCTCAGGCCGTCAAGGAATTCCTGGTTCGCGAAGGCGGCATTGATGAGTCCCGCATGACCACGATTTCCTACGGCGAAACCCGCTTGGCCATGCCGGAAACACCGACGGCGGCCAACGTGAATTCACCCGAGTGCAACGCCAACCGGCGCGTTCATTTCGAAATCGTCGTTCAGTGA
- a CDS encoding VCBS repeat-containing protein, protein MALRRTLCRIGLVGLMAGLAVSADPRYFPAHAAAQSPEGNADRVVLLSPPPEVTDGEAVWRDCTAVTFNPCGLPVLPFLKLACADLDGDARTDLIAGGKDGRLTLFRSTDGNAWQADADYFAGVGEGAFAAPALGDLDGDGTVELIVGTGGFSSRSGQVLVYANAGTPAAPRWERWPDPVIDVGDDAAPAAVDYNFDGHCDLIVGNSTGHLTMLANDGRGRLAPEALPLALRRSFGMYATPGAFRLDQVVLLAVGSSMGKIAYFQLKRGARGLSVQPFAVTHPRRDFYAPLFVSLRQPDRLDLLLADGDGGVQYFEQKAPGVWAWTRNLQLFQNRLLPGPVCAPTRSRAGGRLRLVVGNMDGEVRAYEARTEAGNPPWQEWASYFLGVKVSGFARAVLTEWEGKEVVLVGQGNGVVAAWRNTGTAKTARWVAWPAFTAGVRVKGHSAPCLFDLDGDRREELIVGAADGRLAVYRSQSPRGGPPWEAASDCLGQIRVGGYAVPSFVRVAAAVWLFVGQQDGRIRLFVAPAGEAAAGGFKEAVMPEHVRVKGFASPWAEAGAGGEVDLYVGDYDGNLRHFQHGIRAPETRRPPDAHVD, encoded by the coding sequence GTGGCCTTGCGACGGACGCTCTGCCGAATAGGCCTCGTCGGGTTGATGGCCGGTCTGGCCGTATCCGCTGATCCGCGATATTTCCCCGCTCATGCCGCCGCGCAATCACCGGAAGGCAATGCCGACCGGGTCGTTTTACTCTCCCCTCCGCCGGAAGTGACGGACGGGGAAGCGGTCTGGCGTGATTGCACCGCCGTCACGTTCAATCCGTGCGGCCTGCCGGTGTTGCCGTTCCTGAAGCTGGCGTGCGCCGACCTGGATGGCGACGCCCGGACCGACCTCATCGCCGGCGGCAAGGACGGCCGTCTGACACTGTTTCGAAGCACCGACGGCAACGCCTGGCAGGCGGACGCCGACTATTTCGCCGGTGTGGGGGAAGGGGCGTTCGCGGCGCCGGCGCTGGGCGATCTCGACGGGGACGGCACCGTCGAGTTGATTGTGGGCACCGGGGGCTTTTCGTCACGCTCCGGCCAGGTGCTGGTCTATGCCAACGCCGGCACACCAGCGGCGCCGCGCTGGGAGCGCTGGCCCGACCCGGTGATCGATGTGGGCGACGACGCGGCGCCGGCGGCGGTGGATTACAATTTCGACGGCCATTGCGACTTGATCGTCGGCAATTCGACGGGTCACCTGACCATGTTGGCAAACGATGGTCGGGGGCGCCTGGCGCCTGAGGCGCTGCCGCTGGCGCTCCGGCGTTCCTTCGGTATGTACGCCACGCCCGGCGCATTCCGGTTGGACCAGGTGGTGTTGCTGGCGGTGGGGTCATCCATGGGGAAGATCGCGTACTTCCAGTTGAAGCGGGGCGCCCGCGGCCTGTCGGTGCAGCCATTCGCCGTCACGCACCCGCGCCGGGATTTTTATGCGCCGCTGTTTGTGTCGTTGCGCCAACCCGACCGGCTGGATCTCCTGCTGGCGGACGGCGACGGCGGCGTCCAGTACTTCGAACAGAAAGCGCCGGGCGTCTGGGCGTGGACGCGCAACCTGCAGCTGTTCCAGAACCGGCTGCTCCCGGGACCGGTGTGCGCGCCGACGCGCAGCCGTGCGGGCGGTCGTCTCCGGCTCGTGGTGGGCAACATGGACGGTGAGGTCCGCGCCTACGAGGCGCGGACGGAGGCCGGCAACCCGCCCTGGCAGGAATGGGCCTCGTATTTCCTCGGCGTCAAGGTGAGCGGCTTTGCCCGGGCCGTCCTCACCGAATGGGAAGGAAAGGAAGTGGTCCTGGTGGGCCAGGGGAACGGGGTTGTGGCCGCCTGGCGGAACACCGGCACCGCGAAGACCGCCCGCTGGGTGGCTTGGCCGGCCTTCACCGCCGGCGTCCGGGTCAAGGGGCACAGTGCGCCATGCCTGTTCGACCTCGACGGCGACAGGCGCGAGGAGTTGATCGTCGGCGCCGCCGATGGCCGCCTGGCGGTGTACCGCTCCCAGTCGCCGCGTGGCGGTCCGCCGTGGGAGGCCGCATCGGACTGCCTGGGACAAATCCGCGTCGGCGGCTATGCAGTGCCGTCCTTCGTGCGCGTCGCCGCCGCCGTCTGGCTGTTCGTGGGGCAGCAAGACGGTCGAATCCGGCTGTTTGTCGCCCCGGCCGGCGAGGCGGCCGCGGGGGGATTCAAGGAAGCCGTCATGCCCGAGCACGTGCGGGTCAAGGGCTTCGCCTCACCCTGGGCGGAGGCCGGCGCCGGCGGCGAAGTGGATCTCTATGTGGGCGACTATGACGGCAACCTGCGCCATTTCCAGCACGGGATTCGAGCGCCGGAGACAAGGAGACCGCCCGATGCCCACGTGGATTGA
- a CDS encoding aldolase — translation MLFNQIEDFQEVLRGVLEYDRRGVRKVLDEPALRERLIEPLVFNAVFHPDVEIKGHCRFAIRTAADRLGIYPASLFDLYALKGRGKHLLFTVPAVNIRGMAFDTARAVFQTMCRHKAGAVIFEIARSEINYTLQWPAEYSTVIQAAAIREGYRGPLFLQGDHFQVKAKIFRDDPEIETAAIKLLIRDAIASGFFNIDIDTSTLVDLRLSTLAEQQNLNADLTATFTAYIRELEPLNTTISVGGEIGEVGGRNSTCEELDAFMTGYCDALAKIDRSLKGLSKISVQTGTTHGGVPLPDGQVARVSLDFGTLEKLSRRARETYGLAGAVQHGASTLPMELFHRFPESGTAEIHLATGFQNLIFDHPLLPQELRAEIYDYLRTKLAAQRKEGQTDEQFIYKVRKQAFGPFKRQFWTLPEEIRTAIRDDLQSRFAMIFEKLGVFHTRHVVEECTIPADYQPTLDREWDMLK, via the coding sequence ATGCTCTTCAACCAGATCGAGGATTTCCAGGAGGTGCTGCGCGGCGTCCTGGAATACGACCGACGGGGTGTCCGCAAGGTGCTTGACGAGCCCGCGCTGCGCGAGCGGCTGATCGAGCCGCTGGTCTTCAACGCGGTGTTTCATCCGGATGTCGAGATCAAAGGCCACTGCCGGTTCGCCATCCGCACCGCGGCCGACCGTCTGGGGATCTACCCGGCGTCGCTGTTTGATCTGTACGCCCTCAAAGGCAGAGGCAAACATCTCCTGTTCACCGTGCCGGCCGTCAACATCCGGGGGATGGCATTCGACACTGCCCGGGCCGTCTTCCAGACCATGTGCCGACACAAAGCCGGTGCGGTGATTTTCGAAATCGCCCGATCCGAGATCAACTACACCCTACAGTGGCCGGCGGAGTACTCGACGGTCATCCAGGCGGCGGCCATTCGGGAAGGTTATCGCGGACCGCTGTTCCTGCAAGGCGATCACTTCCAGGTGAAGGCAAAGATTTTCCGGGACGATCCGGAGATCGAAACTGCAGCCATCAAGCTGCTGATCCGCGACGCCATCGCCTCCGGCTTCTTCAACATCGACATCGACACCTCGACGCTGGTGGACCTGCGCCTGAGCACTTTGGCCGAGCAGCAGAACCTGAACGCCGATCTGACGGCGACCTTCACGGCTTACATCCGGGAACTGGAGCCGCTCAACACCACCATCAGCGTCGGTGGCGAAATCGGCGAAGTCGGCGGGCGGAACAGCACGTGCGAGGAACTCGACGCCTTCATGACCGGGTACTGCGACGCCCTGGCCAAGATCGACCGGAGCCTCAAGGGCCTGAGCAAAATCAGTGTTCAGACCGGCACCACCCACGGCGGCGTGCCGTTGCCGGACGGCCAGGTGGCCCGGGTCTCGCTCGATTTCGGCACGCTGGAGAAACTCAGCCGCCGGGCACGCGAAACGTACGGCCTGGCCGGCGCCGTGCAGCACGGCGCATCGACACTGCCCATGGAGCTGTTCCATCGCTTCCCCGAGAGCGGCACAGCGGAGATCCATCTGGCCACCGGGTTTCAGAATCTGATCTTCGACCACCCCTTGCTGCCGCAGGAGCTGCGGGCGGAGATCTATGATTATCTGCGGACAAAGCTGGCCGCCCAACGCAAGGAAGGCCAAACGGACGAGCAGTTCATCTACAAGGTCCGGAAGCAGGCGTTCGGGCCTTTCAAGCGGCAGTTCTGGACCCTGCCCGAAGAGATCCGGACGGCCATCCGCGACGATCTGCAGAGCCGGTTCGCCATGATCTTCGAGAAGCTGGGTGTCTTTCACACCCGGCATGTTGTGGAGGAATGCACGATCCCGGCCGACTACCAGCCCACGCTGGACCGGGAATGGGATATGCTGAAATGA